A genomic stretch from Styela clava chromosome 5, kaStyClav1.hap1.2, whole genome shotgun sequence includes:
- the LOC120344785 gene encoding uncharacterized protein LOC120344785, whose protein sequence is MQAGDDAGMFIADVRIGNVSDTNFHSGEGDGNTTYIPKEERKLTSEDNFPGNFGLYLAVIIFCMIIIGVPMGLIAYRRKLLMAESKRMKRLATIRIPRGNYVSPQDVVFLKEQTQLI, encoded by the exons ATGCAGGCTGGTGATGATGCTGGGATGTTTATCGCTGATGTTAGGATCGGTAATGTTTCGGATACAAATTTTCACAGCGGAGAAGGTGATGGAAACACAACATACATACCCAAGGAAGAAAGAAAATTGACTTCAGAAGATAATTTCCCTGGAAATTTTGGATTATATTTGGCCGTCATTATCTTCTGCATGATAATCATTGGAGTACCTATGGGCCTCATAGCTTACAGAAG GAAGCTGTTGATGGCGGAATCAAAACGAATGAAACGACTTGCAACAATTCGTATACCCCGAGGTAATTATGTTTCGCCACAAGATGTAGTTTTTTTGAAAGAGCAAACTCAATTAATTTGA